The Microbacterium sp. SORGH_AS_0862 region CGTCAGATCGATGGGGAAGCCGTAGGTGTCGTGCAGGAGGAACGCCTGGTCGCCGGAGATCGACGAACCGCCGGTCTTCTTCGTCTCAGCGATCGAGAGGTCCAGGATCGACGAACCGGATGCGAGGGTGCGCAGGAACGTCTCCTCCTCCGCGAAGGCGTACTGCGAGATGCGGCCCCAATCCTCGGCCACGACGGGATACGACGCCGCCATCGCGTCGCGGGACGCCGCAAAGAGCTCCGGGAAGGTGGCGCCGTCGACGCCGAGCAGTCGCATCGCGCGGATGGAGCGGCGCATGAGGCGGCGGAGGATGTACCCACGGCCCTCGTTCGACGGCGTCACACCGTCGGAGAGCAGCATGAGGGAGGAGCGCACGTGGTCCGCGATGACGCGGTAGCGCACGTCGTCCTCGTGCTCCTTGCCGTACGGGCGGCCGGAGAGCTCGACGGCACGGTCGAGGACGGGGCGCACCTGGTCGGTCTCGTACATGTTGTCGACGCCCTGCTTGATGAAGGCGACGCGCTCGAGTCCCATGCCGGTGTCGATGTTCTTGTTCGGCAGCTCGCCGACGATGTCGAAGTCGATCTTCGAGCGCACGTTGGTGATGGCGTACTGCATGAACACGAGGTTCCAGATCTCCGTGAACCGCGAATCGTCGACGGCGGGTCCGCCGTCGCGGCCGTAGGCCGGCCCACGGTCGAAATAGATCTCGGAGCAGGGACCCGCCGGACCGGGCTGACCCGTCGACCAGTAGTTGTCCTCGCGGCCCAGTCGCTGGATGCGGTGCTCGGGGAGCCCGGCGATGCGACGCCACAGATCGGCGGCCTCGTCGTCGGTCTCGTAGACCGTGACCCACAGATCCTTCTCCTGGAAGCCGAGACCGCCGTCCGCCTCGGAGCGCGTCAGCAGATCCCAGGCGTAGGTGATGGCGCCTTCTTTGAAGTAGTCGCCGAAAGACCAGTTCCCGAGCATCTGGAAGAACGTGCCGTGACGGGCCGTGTGCCCGACCTCCTCGATGTCGTTCGTCCGTATGCACTTCTGCACATCGGCGGCCCGCGGGAACGGCGGCGGCACCGTCCCGTTCAGGAACGGGACGAACGGCACCATGCCGGCGACGGTGAACAGGAGCGTCGGGTCATCGCTGACCAGAGAGGCGGAGGGAACGATGGTGTGATCGTTCTTCTCGAAAAAGTCGAGGTAACGCTGGGCGATCTCGGCGGTCTTCATGCGGTGTCTTCCTCGGGCAGGACAGGAAGGCCGCCGGAGCGGCCGTTCGGAGTTCGCGGGTGGTCAGCGATCGTCGGCGGAGCCTGCGGCGGCGGGTCCGGTATCGAACCGCGCCTGCTGTTCGTGGTAGGCGTCCTGGATGCGATCGGTGAACTCTGTGATGCGGGCGTCGATCTCGGCGAGCACCTCGTGTCCGCGGGGATCCTTGTTGACGAGGTGCGCGAGCACGAACCCGGCCGTCGTTCCGACCGCGAACCAGAGAAGACTTCTCACCGTGACCTCTTCCTCATCGTGTCCGCGCCTGTCGCGAGCATCCTCCATCGTAGGCGACAACGGATGCCGGCGACGGGCCGACGACGAAGGGCGCCGGGATGACCCCGACGCCCTTCGTGCGCGAACGACTCAGCGCGCGGCGTAGTACTCGACGACCAGCTGCACGTCGCAGGTCACGGGGACCTCGGCGCGCTTCGGACGACGCACCAGGCGGGCCTGGAGCTTGTCGAGCTCGACCTCGAGGTAACCGGGAACGTTCGGCAGGACCTCGGCGTGACCGCCGGCGGCCGCGACCTGGAACGGCTCGGTGCCCTCGCTGCGGGCCTTGACGTGGATGAGCTGACCGGGCTTCACGCGGAACGACGGGCGGTCCACGATCTGGCCGTCGACCATGATGTGGCGGTGCACGACGAACTGGCGGGCCTGCGCCGTGGTGCGGGCGAAGCCGGAGCGCAGCACGAGGGCGTCGAGACGCATCTCGAGGAGCTCGACGAGGTTCTCACCCGTCAGACCGTCGGTGCGACGGGCCTCGTTGAACGCGATGCGCAGCTGCTTCTCGCGGATGCCGTACTGCTCGCGCAGACGCTGCTTCTCACGCAGACGGACGGCGTAGTCGCTGTCAGCCTTGCGCTTGGTGCGGCCGTGCTCGCCGGGAGCGTAGGGACGCTTCTCGAGGTAGCGGGCGGCCTTGGGGGTCAGCGCGACGCCGAGCGCGCGCGACAGGCGGACCTTGCGGCGGTCCTGGGACTTCGTGGTCACGAAGATGTCCTTCCGATGACGTGGCCGCGCCTTTCGCGGCTCACGGGCGTATCACCCGACTTCTCCCGATGACGCGCACGCCGGGGCGCGTCGGACGGTGATGCTGAAGGAGGGGGATGCCCGAAAACTCGGTTTCGAGCCGGTTCATCTTATCAGACCGGCATGCGGCGCCCACGAGCGTGCCGCCCCGCGGTCAGCCACAGTGAACTCTGCATCGAGATGATGGCCTCGCCCGGCAGCGCGCCCGCGGTGGCGGGAGCGCGGATGCTGTCGCGGTCGGCGATGATCGTGGCCGCGTCCGCACGTCCGGCGAAAGCGGACGCCACCCGCTCGCGAAGCAGTTCCCGTTCGTGCTCGAAGGCCGGCAGCTGCTGAGTCACAGCCCATGACCACGCCTCATCGACCGCTGCCGCGGCAGCGGGCCTGCGACGTCGGTTGGCGGCGAACCACACCGCGGCGCCCGTCGCCAGCAGGGCCATGGCGACGACGGCCACGGCGGCGGAGGGCGCCGCCGACCCGTTCACAGAGGCGAAGACCGCGGCGCCTCCGGCCAGGGCGTACACGAGCGCCGCACGCGCGGCCACAGTGGAAACGGAACGATCGACGACCCTGGGGCCCACTGCCGCCAACATCGCGACGAGGCTGAGAGCGACGACACCGGAGACGGCGAGCGACGCAGCATCGGGCTGCAGTTGCTCGAGTCGGTGCTCCCGGTCGAACTGCACGCTGAGCATGTTGACACTGATGAGAACGGTCGCGGCCACGAGCAGGAGCAGGAACTGCAGTCCCGCCAGTGGCGCGCCGAACGAGGTCGCCACGCCGAAACGACGGCGTGCAGACCGCTTCGCCTCCCGCTCCATCCGGCGGCTCAGCGCGGCGGCGTCACGGGAGAGCCCTTCCGCGAGTTCGCGCATGCCGTAGAACACGAGCAGCCCGTACTCGAGATTCCGGTCCGCGACGGATGCGGCCGCGTCGGCGTCACCGCCTGGCCGAGCCGTCATGACGCCGCCACCGGACACTCAACCCTCGAGGATCCTGCGGATCTTCTCGACGCGCGCGGCGATGTCGCGCTCGAGGCCGCGCTGTGTGGGCTGGTAGTACCGCCGGCCTCGCAGTTCGTCCGGGAGGTACTGCTGAGTCGCCACGCCGACGTCGAGGTCGTGCGGATACACATAGCCCTTGCCGTGCCCGAGACGCTTGGCACCCGGATAGTGTCCGTCCCGCAGGTGTGCGGGGACCCGGCCGAAACCACCGGCCTTCACATCGGCCATCGCGGCGTTGATGGCGTTGTAGGCGGCATTCGACTTCGCCGTGGTCGCCAGATACACCGTCGCCTCCGCGAGAGGGATACGCCCTTCGGGCATTCCGATGAACGCCACCGCATCCGCCGCGGCGACGGCGATCGGCAGAGCCTGCGGATCGGCGAGCCCGATGTCCTCGGCAGCGGAGATGACCAGGCGCCGCGCGATGAACCGGGGGTCCTCCCCCGCCTCGAGCATCCGTGCCAGGTAGTGGATCGCGGCGTCCGCATCCGATCCGCGGATCGACTTGATGAAGGCGCTGATGACGTCGTAGTGCTCATCGCCCTGGCGGTCGTAGCGCAGGAGTGCCCGATCGACCGCCTGCGCGATGAGGGCCGCCGTGATCCGCGGTTCCTCGTCACCTTCGGTCATGGCCGCAGCGGCCTCCAGTGCCGTCAGCGCACGCCGGGCGTCGCCGGAGGCCAGTCGGACGAGCGCCTCCTTGGCCTCGCGGTCGAGCGCGATCCGCCCGGCCAGTCCCCGTGGATCGCTCACGGCCCGATCCACGAGCTCTCCCAGGTCGTCATCGCCGAGCGGCTGCAGCGTGAGCAGGAGAGACCGGGACAAGAGCGGCGAGATGACAGAGAACGAAGGATTCTCCGTGGTCGCAGCGATCAGGACGACCCAGCCGTTTTCGACGCCGGGCAGCAGCGCGTCCTGCTGCGCCTTCGTGAAGCGATGGATCTCATCCAGGAACAGGATGGTGGACTGGCCGTACAGGTCGCGCTGGTTGAGCGCCTCCTGCATCACCTCGCGAACGTCTTTCACACCGGCCGTGATGGCGGACAGCTCGACGAAACGACGTCCGGAGGAACGCGCGATCGCTTGCGCGAGGGTGGTCTTGCCGGTGCCCGGCGGCCCCCAGAGGATCACGGACACCGCTCCCGACGTCTGCCGCTCGGGGTCGGCCAGCGCGACGAGCGGCGAACCGGGCTTCAACAGATGCGCCTGGCCCGCGACCTCGGCCAACGACGCCGGACGCATGCGCACGGCAAGAGGCGTCTGGCCCTGGAAGAGGGCGCCGGAGGAGGTCACTCCCCCAGGCTAACGGCGGCCGGCGACGCCCGGCTTTGATGGTCGCCGTCGCCGACGCATAAGATCGGCTGGTCCGGCCGGCGAGGAGGAACCGTGGCATCGGGAAACAAGCAGCAGCGCGCCGAGCGCGAACGCGCACGGCTGTATCAGGCGCGCCGCGCCCACCACCACGCGCAGATCGCTCGGCGCCGGCG contains the following coding sequences:
- the rpsD gene encoding 30S ribosomal protein S4, with product MTTKSQDRRKVRLSRALGVALTPKAARYLEKRPYAPGEHGRTKRKADSDYAVRLREKQRLREQYGIREKQLRIAFNEARRTDGLTGENLVELLEMRLDALVLRSGFARTTAQARQFVVHRHIMVDGQIVDRPSFRVKPGQLIHVKARSEGTEPFQVAAAGGHAEVLPNVPGYLEVELDKLQARLVRRPKRAEVPVTCDVQLVVEYYAAR
- a CDS encoding replication-associated recombination protein A; translation: MTSSGALFQGQTPLAVRMRPASLAEVAGQAHLLKPGSPLVALADPERQTSGAVSVILWGPPGTGKTTLAQAIARSSGRRFVELSAITAGVKDVREVMQEALNQRDLYGQSTILFLDEIHRFTKAQQDALLPGVENGWVVLIAATTENPSFSVISPLLSRSLLLTLQPLGDDDLGELVDRAVSDPRGLAGRIALDREAKEALVRLASGDARRALTALEAAAAMTEGDEEPRITAALIAQAVDRALLRYDRQGDEHYDVISAFIKSIRGSDADAAIHYLARMLEAGEDPRFIARRLVISAAEDIGLADPQALPIAVAAADAVAFIGMPEGRIPLAEATVYLATTAKSNAAYNAINAAMADVKAGGFGRVPAHLRDGHYPGAKRLGHGKGYVYPHDLDVGVATQQYLPDELRGRRYYQPTQRGLERDIAARVEKIRRILEG